In Prunus dulcis chromosome 1, ALMONDv2, whole genome shotgun sequence, the following are encoded in one genomic region:
- the LOC117619340 gene encoding topless-related protein 2-like, whose amino-acid sequence MAANSHREAIYSVLQYLDRHNLGEAARTLERESGLFFCLPYFEECFIHGAFDEAEEYFNGFTTVHDNMYSTNVVFVLRWHKFLEAVDENNRDEAHTILHEELSTFLLYNPNLIERGTEIMNLENFRTYEGLQEYGEPVMARTSEMMDVRRCLEANPLLSGKIRYRIPNANGGHGPADLVLPPPPLPSVMPVLPSPLQAAPAASPAGPEPLPLIVLRCGPGHFLLVPRGFI is encoded by the exons ATGGCTGCTAATTCACATAGAGAGGCGATTTACTCCGTCCTCCAATACCTTGACCGCCATAACCTCGGAGAAGCAGCTCGCAC CCTGGAGCGGGAGTCTGGATTGTTCTTCTGCCTGCCTTATTTTGAAGAATGCTTCATTCATGGAGCATTTGATGAGGCAGAGGAATACTTCAACGGCTTCACCACAGTGCATGACAACATGTACTCGACCAACGTCGTTTTTGTGCTTCGTTGGCACAAGTTTTTGGAAGCAGTGGACGA GAACAACCGTGATGAGGCTCACACCATCCTCCATGAAGAACTCAGCACTTTCCTCCTCTACAATCCAAACCTGATTGAGCGGGGGACCGAGATCATGAACCTGGAGAACTTCAG GACCTACGAAGGGCTTCAGGAATATGGAGAGCCCGTCATGGCAAGAACCTCGGAAATGATGGATGTAAGGAGATGTTTAGAGGCCAATCCACTGTTGAGTGGAAAAATTCGATATCGAATTCCAAACGCCAATGGTGGCCACGGCCCTGCCGATCTAGTACTCCCTCCTCCGCCACTTCCATCAGTTATGCCAGTTCTGCCTTCGCCACTTCAAGCAGCTCCGGCAGCTTCTCCAGCAGGGCCGGAGCCTTTGCCCCTTATAGTGTTACGCTGTGGACCGGGCCATTTCTTGCTTGTTCCACGAGGGTTCATATAA